The Microbacterium limosum genome contains a region encoding:
- a CDS encoding ubiquinol-cytochrome c reductase iron-sulfur subunit encodes MAHEIEAPDQDRGPAPSSGLAVAVTDPVRNPGLPPHRERVTDQDPAKMRAAVRTVYTLFYLSVAGSIWAIAAYFLFPMEDGELASVRANNLFVGLGIALALLAIGVAAIHWSKAIMSDTEHVEHRHPTRGKDTTRAAAVQAFAEANEESGFGRRAMIRNSLIAALVASVAPGIVLFRGLAPQGVNPVELLSHTMWESGMRLARDPSGTPIKASEVTLGSAFQVIPEPLAGLSHYDGYLEEKAKAIVLLMRLLPEQLQETEERASWSYDGIVAYSKVCTHVGCPVALYEQQTHHLLCPCHQSQFDVSRGAEVIFGPAARPLPQLPITVDDEGYLVAQSDFHEPVGPSFWERH; translated from the coding sequence ATGGCACACGAGATCGAGGCACCGGACCAGGACCGGGGCCCCGCTCCCTCGTCCGGGCTCGCGGTCGCCGTGACCGATCCCGTTCGCAACCCCGGCCTGCCGCCGCACCGCGAGCGGGTGACGGATCAGGATCCCGCCAAGATGCGCGCAGCGGTCCGTACCGTCTACACGCTCTTCTACCTCTCGGTCGCGGGCAGCATCTGGGCCATCGCCGCGTACTTCCTCTTCCCGATGGAAGACGGCGAGCTGGCCTCGGTCCGCGCCAACAACCTCTTCGTCGGGCTCGGGATCGCGCTCGCGCTCCTCGCGATCGGCGTCGCCGCGATCCACTGGTCCAAGGCGATCATGTCCGACACGGAGCACGTCGAGCACCGCCACCCGACGCGCGGTAAGGACACCACCCGCGCCGCTGCGGTGCAGGCGTTCGCCGAGGCGAACGAGGAGTCTGGCTTCGGTCGCCGCGCGATGATCCGCAACTCGCTGATCGCCGCTCTCGTCGCCTCCGTCGCCCCCGGTATCGTCCTCTTCCGCGGCCTCGCGCCGCAGGGCGTGAACCCCGTCGAGCTACTCAGCCACACGATGTGGGAGTCGGGCATGCGACTCGCGCGCGACCCCTCCGGCACGCCCATCAAGGCCTCCGAGGTCACGTTGGGTTCGGCTTTCCAGGTCATCCCGGAGCCGCTGGCCGGCCTGTCGCACTATGACGGCTACCTCGAGGAGAAGGCGAAGGCCATCGTCCTGCTCATGCGCCTGCTCCCCGAGCAGCTGCAGGAGACGGAGGAGCGTGCGAGCTGGTCCTACGACGGCATCGTGGCGTATTCGAAGGTCTGCACCCACGTCGGATGCCCTGTGGCTCTGTACGAGCAGCAGACGCACCACCTGCTGTGCCCATGCCACCAGTCGCAATTCGATGTCTCTCGCGGTGCGGAGGTCATCTTCGGACCGGCTGCCCGTCCGCTCCCGCAGCTGCCCATCACCGTGGATGACGAGGGCTACCTCGTTGCGCAGAGCGACTTCCATGAACCCGTCGGCCCGAGCTTCTGGGAGCGCCATTGA
- a CDS encoding c-type cytochrome: protein MPRDKKRRSGRRSPLAAAGLIGIGLLLTGGLYAGASAAMAATPDTPTQTLTVEDGKKLFQANCATCHGLDLQGTENGPSLYGVGAMAVEFQVATGRMPLQMQGPQAPQKPPQFTEEQTLAMAEYVQSVAPGPEIATGQVLDGEGDVSRGAELFRINCAMCHNVAAAGGALTEGKYAPSLVGVEPRHIYAAMVTGPQNMPVFSDLNLSPEDKRDIISALLWMERNPSPGGFSLGSLGPVSEGLFIWIFGIGALVAFTVWITAKSN, encoded by the coding sequence ATGCCACGAGACAAAAAGCGCCGCTCCGGTCGCCGCAGCCCCCTCGCAGCCGCCGGCCTCATCGGAATCGGCCTCCTCCTGACCGGCGGTCTTTACGCGGGTGCTTCGGCGGCCATGGCCGCGACCCCCGACACGCCGACGCAGACCCTGACTGTCGAAGACGGCAAGAAGCTGTTCCAGGCCAACTGCGCCACGTGCCACGGCCTCGACCTGCAGGGCACGGAGAACGGTCCCAGCCTTTATGGCGTGGGCGCCATGGCGGTCGAGTTCCAGGTCGCCACGGGCCGCATGCCTCTGCAGATGCAGGGGCCGCAGGCCCCGCAGAAGCCGCCGCAGTTCACCGAAGAGCAGACGCTGGCGATGGCGGAGTACGTCCAGTCGGTCGCTCCCGGGCCCGAGATCGCCACGGGGCAGGTGCTCGACGGCGAGGGCGACGTCTCGCGCGGCGCAGAGCTGTTCCGTATCAACTGCGCGATGTGCCACAACGTCGCCGCCGCCGGCGGCGCGCTCACGGAGGGCAAGTACGCGCCCTCGCTCGTGGGCGTCGAGCCCCGCCACATCTACGCGGCCATGGTCACCGGCCCGCAGAACATGCCCGTCTTCAGCGATCTGAACCTCTCCCCCGAGGACAAGCGCGACATCATCTCGGCGCTGCTGTGGATGGAGCGCAACCCCTCCCCCGGCGGATTCTCGCTCGGCTCGCTCGGACCCGTCTCCGAGGGCCTGTTCATCTGGATCTTCGGTATCGGAGCGCTCGTGGCATTCACCGTGTGGATCACGGCGAAGTCCAACTGA
- a CDS encoding heme-copper oxidase subunit III, which produces MGSVTSTTATYASAARTIKRPDPVAVGTIVWLGSEVMFFAGLFAIYFTLRNTSPGLWAEDSALLNVPFALVNTIILVLSSVTCQMGVFAAERFQPYSTRKRGILGWGMVEWFFLTFALGAIFVSGQVWEYAQLVAEGLSIDTNSYASAFYLTTGFHALHVTGGLVAFLLVIGRAYAVKNFGHKEATSAIVVSYYWHFVDVVWIALFAVIYFLK; this is translated from the coding sequence ATGGGGAGCGTGACGAGCACTACAGCGACCTATGCCTCGGCGGCGAGGACCATCAAGCGTCCGGATCCGGTCGCTGTCGGAACGATCGTGTGGCTCGGAAGCGAAGTCATGTTCTTCGCCGGCCTCTTCGCGATCTACTTCACCCTGCGCAACACCTCGCCCGGTCTATGGGCCGAGGACAGCGCTCTTCTGAACGTCCCGTTCGCCCTCGTGAACACGATCATCCTCGTGCTCTCGAGCGTCACCTGCCAGATGGGCGTGTTCGCCGCGGAGCGGTTCCAGCCGTATTCCACGCGCAAGCGCGGCATCCTCGGCTGGGGCATGGTCGAGTGGTTCTTCCTCACCTTCGCGCTCGGCGCGATCTTCGTGTCGGGCCAGGTCTGGGAGTATGCGCAGCTAGTCGCGGAGGGCCTGTCGATCGACACGAACTCGTACGCCTCCGCGTTCTACCTCACGACCGGCTTCCACGCCCTCCACGTCACCGGCGGGCTCGTCGCGTTCCTCCTCGTCATCGGCCGCGCCTACGCGGTGAAGAACTTCGGCCACAAGGAAGCCACGAGCGCGATCGTCGTGTCGTACTACTGGCACTTCGTCGACGTCGTGTGGATCGCCCTGTTCGCGGTCATCTACTTCCTCAAATAA
- the trpD gene encoding anthranilate phosphoribosyltransferase, whose translation MSDADTWPDLIAALLAGEDLSVSEATWAMSRVMTGEVTPAQLGGFLVALRAKGETVDEVVGFRDAVLDAALPLDIPADALDIVGTGGDRLGAVNVSTMASIVAAASGVPVIKHGNKAASSSSGSSDVLEALGVSLTLSPEAVAESLRRVGMTFVFATAFHPGFRHAGAVRRELGVPTVFNILGPLCNPARAEANAVGVAHLDRVPLITGVFRTRGATALVFRGDDGLDELTTTGHSRVWEISRGDVHEHDLDPRDLGIPRAEISQLRGGDPAHNADVVRRVLDGETGPVRDIVLLNAAAGMVAYRLSHDAGQAQRPILERLAEEQARAAAAIDDGSAAATLQRWAAITRELS comes from the coding sequence ATGAGCGATGCCGATACCTGGCCCGATCTGATCGCCGCGCTGCTGGCCGGGGAGGACCTCAGCGTGTCGGAGGCGACGTGGGCGATGTCCCGTGTCATGACGGGGGAGGTGACGCCGGCTCAGCTCGGCGGCTTCCTCGTCGCTCTGCGGGCGAAAGGCGAGACCGTCGACGAGGTCGTCGGCTTCCGCGACGCGGTCCTCGACGCCGCGCTGCCTCTGGACATCCCCGCGGACGCCCTGGACATCGTCGGTACCGGGGGCGACCGGCTCGGGGCCGTGAACGTCTCGACGATGGCGTCGATCGTCGCCGCGGCATCCGGTGTGCCCGTGATCAAGCACGGGAACAAGGCGGCGAGCTCTTCGTCGGGCTCGTCCGATGTTCTCGAAGCGCTGGGCGTATCGCTCACGCTGAGCCCCGAGGCCGTTGCCGAGTCGCTGCGCCGGGTCGGCATGACCTTCGTCTTCGCGACCGCGTTCCATCCGGGCTTCCGTCACGCGGGCGCCGTGCGACGCGAGCTCGGGGTGCCGACGGTGTTCAACATCCTCGGGCCGCTGTGCAACCCCGCGCGAGCCGAGGCGAACGCCGTCGGCGTCGCCCACCTCGACCGCGTGCCCCTGATCACGGGCGTCTTCCGCACGCGAGGCGCGACGGCGCTGGTCTTCCGTGGAGACGACGGTCTCGACGAGCTGACCACGACCGGGCACAGCCGTGTCTGGGAGATCAGCCGGGGCGACGTCCACGAGCACGACCTCGATCCGCGCGACCTCGGCATCCCGCGCGCCGAGATCTCTCAGCTGCGCGGCGGCGATCCCGCCCACAACGCGGACGTCGTGCGCCGCGTGCTCGACGGCGAAACCGGGCCGGTGCGAGACATCGTGCTGCTGAACGCCGCGGCGGGGATGGTCGCATACCGGCTGTCCCACGACGCGGGGCAGGCGCAGAGACCCATCCTCGAGCGCCTCGCGGAGGAGCAGGCACGCGCGGCCGCGGCGATCGACGACGGGAGCGCGGCGGCGACCCTGCAGCGCTGGGCTGCGATCACACGCGAACTGTCGTGA
- a CDS encoding PHP domain-containing protein, producing MNPVEALSEIASLLERERASRYRSAAFRGAAAAIAGLDDAVLRDPARLRRVKGVGASSMAVIQEALAGAVPGYLAELRERYDVPPSGGSLRALLRGDLHSHSDWSDGLSSIDLMVDAARQLGHEYLALTDHSPRLRVANGLSAERLREQCALVPDFGTGEFTLLTGIEVDILDDGALDQEDEVLDALEVVVASAHSKLRMEEAAMTRRLVAAVSNPRVDVLGHVTGRLVEGSRGTRPPSTFDPVAVFEACAAHGVAVEINSRPERQDPPDDMIAIALEEGCLFSIDSDAHAPGQLSLLDYGAARAEAAGIPPERIVTTWDLPRLREWAGR from the coding sequence GTGAATCCGGTCGAGGCGCTCTCCGAGATCGCGTCCCTGCTCGAGCGCGAACGGGCGTCTCGGTACCGCTCCGCCGCGTTCCGGGGTGCGGCGGCGGCGATCGCCGGTCTCGACGATGCCGTGCTGCGCGACCCCGCGCGGCTGCGCCGGGTGAAGGGCGTCGGCGCGTCGTCGATGGCCGTCATCCAGGAGGCGCTCGCGGGCGCGGTGCCCGGCTACCTCGCGGAACTGCGCGAGCGGTACGACGTGCCCCCGAGCGGAGGCTCGCTCCGGGCCCTGCTGCGCGGCGACCTCCACTCCCACAGTGACTGGTCAGACGGACTCTCTTCGATCGATCTCATGGTGGACGCCGCGCGGCAGCTGGGCCATGAGTACCTCGCGCTCACCGACCACTCCCCGCGCCTGCGCGTCGCGAACGGACTCAGCGCCGAGCGACTGCGCGAGCAGTGCGCACTCGTCCCCGACTTCGGCACGGGGGAGTTCACCCTGCTTACCGGCATCGAGGTGGACATCCTCGACGACGGAGCGCTCGACCAGGAGGACGAGGTCCTGGACGCTCTCGAGGTCGTCGTGGCCTCGGCGCACTCGAAGCTGCGGATGGAGGAGGCGGCGATGACCCGGCGCCTGGTCGCCGCAGTGTCGAATCCCCGGGTCGACGTGCTCGGTCACGTCACGGGCCGTCTCGTCGAGGGCTCGCGCGGGACGCGGCCGCCCTCGACCTTCGATCCGGTCGCCGTCTTCGAGGCCTGCGCCGCGCACGGGGTCGCCGTGGAGATCAACTCCCGCCCGGAGCGGCAGGACCCGCCCGACGACATGATCGCGATCGCGCTCGAGGAGGGATGCCTGTTCTCGATCGACTCGGACGCGCACGCCCCGGGGCAGCTCTCGCTGCTGGACTACGGCGCCGCGCGCGCGGAGGCCGCCGGCATCCCGCCCGAGCGCATCGTGACGACCTGGGATCTCCCGCGCCTGCGGGAGTGGGCGGGGCGCTGA
- a CDS encoding 5'-3' exonuclease, with the protein MLLDTASLYFRAFYGVPDTVKAPDGTPVNAVRGLLDMIAKLASAYAPQRVVACWDDDWRPAWRVALIPSYKAHRVAAEHAGAPDEEEVPDALEAQLPAIREALDALGIPVVGAAEHEADDVVGSLAHQTEGPVDVVTGDRDLFQLVDDAREARVIYTARGMSKLEVVTDAVVVAKYGVLPQQYADFATLRGDTSDGLPGVPGVGEKTAATLLAAHGDLPGIIAAAEAGEGMSVGVRSRILAALPYLRVAPRVVAVARDLDLHLPPPAAPDPADAAAAAQRWGLGTAMERAAAALTP; encoded by the coding sequence ATGCTCCTCGACACCGCGTCGCTGTACTTCCGTGCCTTCTACGGTGTCCCCGACACAGTGAAGGCACCCGACGGCACGCCCGTCAACGCCGTACGGGGGCTGCTCGACATGATCGCGAAGCTCGCATCGGCCTACGCCCCCCAGCGCGTCGTCGCCTGCTGGGACGACGACTGGCGCCCCGCGTGGCGGGTTGCGCTCATCCCGAGCTACAAGGCGCATCGGGTCGCCGCAGAGCACGCGGGCGCGCCCGACGAGGAAGAGGTGCCGGATGCCCTGGAGGCCCAGCTTCCGGCGATCCGGGAGGCGCTCGACGCCCTCGGCATCCCCGTCGTCGGCGCGGCGGAGCACGAGGCCGATGACGTCGTAGGCAGCCTCGCCCACCAGACGGAGGGCCCGGTCGACGTCGTGACGGGCGACCGCGATCTCTTCCAGCTCGTCGATGACGCACGAGAAGCGCGTGTGATCTATACCGCTCGCGGCATGAGCAAGCTGGAGGTCGTGACGGATGCCGTCGTCGTCGCCAAATACGGGGTGCTCCCGCAGCAGTACGCCGACTTCGCGACGCTGCGCGGCGACACGTCCGACGGACTTCCCGGCGTCCCGGGCGTGGGCGAGAAGACGGCGGCGACGCTGCTCGCCGCCCACGGCGACCTGCCCGGCATCATCGCCGCCGCCGAGGCGGGAGAGGGCATGTCCGTGGGCGTGCGCTCCCGCATCCTCGCCGCGCTCCCCTACCTGCGCGTCGCACCCCGCGTGGTCGCGGTCGCAAGGGATCTCGACCTGCACCTGCCACCGCCCGCCGCGCCCGACCCCGCGGATGCCGCCGCCGCCGCCCAGCGCTGGGGCCTCGGTACCGCGATGGAACGAGCCGCCGCGGCCCTCACTCCCTGA
- a CDS encoding methionine/alanine import family NSS transporter small subunit, whose amino-acid sequence MTPLAIVFFLLAVVIVWGGLVASTLFLRRRPERQSFPPGGHDDHREDAAPIEHDT is encoded by the coding sequence ATGACCCCGCTGGCCATCGTCTTCTTCCTCCTCGCGGTCGTCATCGTGTGGGGCGGCCTCGTCGCGAGCACGCTGTTCCTCCGCCGGCGCCCCGAGCGGCAGTCGTTCCCGCCCGGCGGACACGACGACCACCGCGAAGACGCCGCGCCGATCGAACACGACACGTGA
- a CDS encoding sodium-dependent transporter, producing MADAPTSAATSSSPPREQWTGQIGFILAAIGSAVGLGNIWRFPGVAYENGGGAFLIPYLIALVTAGIPILFLDYALGHRFRGAAPTALRRAAGRAKGLLESLGWFQVAIAFVIGLYYTAVIAWALSYFVFSFDLRWGDDTAGFFTGEYLRTGDPGFSLEFVPGVLIPLALIWIATIVVLALGVAKGLQRVNVVFLPVLIIAFAVLVVRALFLDGAADGLNALFTPNWAALGDPNVWIAAYSQIFFSLSIAFGIMITYASYRKRRANLTAPGLVVAFANSSFEILAGIGVFATLGFFAFQQGVDIAELEGLTGVGLSFITFPAIVSQMPGGPVFGVLFFGSLTLAGFTSLISVLQVVSAAFQEKFDLTPRQAAIRLGVVSAVLSILLFSTTTGLLALDVADNWANNIGIVASAVASTILVIWVLRLGPELRYHLNSVSTFPVGRAWIALVGLLAPVVLGYMLVARIVTLLLEGYGGMPAWYLGIVGWGTILVIVVAAAVLTGIRWRRPPDDFTPWPPYPAPRTAEAGKGVRS from the coding sequence ATGGCAGATGCACCCACGTCGGCGGCCACGTCATCCTCACCCCCGCGCGAGCAGTGGACCGGCCAGATCGGCTTCATCCTCGCGGCGATCGGGTCGGCGGTGGGGCTCGGCAACATCTGGCGCTTCCCGGGGGTCGCCTACGAGAACGGCGGCGGCGCGTTCCTCATCCCCTACCTCATCGCGCTGGTCACGGCCGGCATCCCGATCCTGTTCCTCGACTACGCCCTGGGGCACCGGTTCCGAGGCGCCGCCCCCACGGCCCTCCGTCGTGCGGCGGGAAGGGCGAAGGGGCTCCTGGAGTCGCTGGGGTGGTTCCAGGTCGCCATCGCGTTCGTGATCGGGCTGTACTACACCGCCGTGATCGCGTGGGCCCTGTCGTACTTCGTCTTCTCGTTCGATCTGCGCTGGGGCGATGACACCGCCGGCTTCTTCACCGGCGAGTATCTGCGCACCGGCGACCCCGGGTTCAGCCTGGAGTTCGTCCCCGGAGTGCTCATCCCGCTCGCTCTGATCTGGATCGCGACGATCGTCGTCCTCGCGCTCGGCGTGGCGAAGGGCCTGCAGCGCGTGAACGTCGTCTTCCTTCCCGTCCTGATCATCGCCTTCGCGGTGCTCGTCGTCCGCGCGCTCTTCCTGGACGGCGCGGCCGACGGCCTCAACGCCCTCTTCACGCCCAATTGGGCGGCTCTCGGCGACCCCAACGTCTGGATCGCCGCCTACAGCCAGATCTTCTTCTCGCTGTCGATCGCCTTTGGCATCATGATCACGTACGCGTCGTATCGCAAGCGCCGGGCGAACCTGACCGCGCCGGGTCTCGTCGTCGCCTTCGCGAACTCGTCGTTCGAGATCCTCGCCGGCATCGGCGTCTTCGCGACCCTCGGGTTCTTCGCCTTCCAGCAGGGTGTCGACATCGCGGAGCTCGAGGGGCTCACGGGCGTCGGGCTGTCGTTCATCACCTTCCCCGCCATCGTGTCCCAGATGCCGGGCGGCCCGGTCTTCGGGGTCCTCTTCTTCGGCTCGCTCACGCTGGCAGGGTTCACCTCCCTCATCTCCGTGCTGCAGGTCGTCTCGGCCGCGTTCCAGGAGAAGTTCGACCTGACGCCGCGGCAGGCGGCGATCCGGCTCGGAGTGGTTTCGGCGGTCCTGTCGATCCTCCTCTTCTCGACCACGACGGGACTGCTCGCGCTGGATGTCGCCGACAACTGGGCGAACAACATCGGCATCGTCGCCTCCGCGGTCGCCTCGACGATCCTCGTCATCTGGGTGCTGCGGCTGGGCCCGGAGCTGCGCTACCACCTCAACTCCGTCTCCACCTTCCCCGTGGGTCGGGCGTGGATCGCCCTCGTCGGCCTGCTGGCGCCGGTGGTCCTCGGCTACATGCTCGTCGCACGCATCGTCACGCTGCTCCTCGAGGGCTACGGCGGCATGCCCGCCTGGTACCTCGGCATCGTGGGCTGGGGAACCATCCTCGTGATCGTCGTCGCCGCCGCCGTGCTCACCGGCATCCGATGGCGACGACCCCCGGACGACTTCACGCCCTGGCCTCCCTATCCCGCGCCCCGGACGGCCGAGGCCGGAAAGGGAGTGCGCTCATGA
- a CDS encoding DUF427 domain-containing protein: MKRPRPEPVGPGQESVWDYPRPPRVERVDARVSIDLGGERIVDTDDVVRVLETSHPPVYYLPIAAFVARALTPTAGASFCEFKGAASYFDVTGGGRTAPRAAWTYPRPSPGFAELSGRVAVYAGPMDACAVGGEVVAPQPGGFYGGWVTSDLVGPFKGGPGSMGW; this comes from the coding sequence ATGAAGCGCCCGCGTCCCGAACCCGTCGGTCCCGGCCAGGAATCCGTGTGGGACTATCCGCGTCCGCCGCGTGTCGAACGCGTCGATGCGCGCGTGAGCATCGACCTCGGCGGTGAGCGGATCGTCGACACCGACGACGTCGTGCGCGTGCTCGAGACGAGTCATCCGCCCGTCTACTACCTGCCCATCGCCGCGTTCGTCGCGCGCGCCCTCACGCCGACCGCCGGCGCCTCGTTCTGCGAGTTCAAGGGAGCGGCGTCGTACTTCGATGTGACCGGCGGAGGGCGCACGGCGCCGCGCGCGGCGTGGACCTACCCCCGACCCTCGCCCGGCTTCGCGGAGCTGTCGGGCCGCGTGGCGGTGTACGCCGGGCCGATGGATGCCTGTGCCGTCGGCGGTGAGGTCGTCGCGCCGCAACCGGGAGGTTTTTACGGGGGATGGGTCACCTCCGATCTGGTCGGTCCCTTCAAGGGCGGACCGGGATCGATGGGGTGGTGA
- a CDS encoding YchJ family protein produces MSAPDPCPCGTASYEACCAPLHRGGAAPTAEALMRSRYGAFALGDADYLMSSWHPGTAPASVELDDRVRWTGLEIHDVRGGGPGESRGVVEFTAHYREAGRDRELRPGSPVAYRSSRGIR; encoded by the coding sequence GTGAGCGCGCCCGACCCATGTCCGTGCGGCACCGCGTCGTACGAGGCATGCTGCGCGCCGCTGCACCGCGGCGGCGCGGCCCCGACCGCGGAGGCGCTCATGCGCTCGCGGTACGGCGCCTTCGCCCTCGGCGACGCGGACTACCTGATGTCGTCCTGGCACCCCGGGACGGCGCCGGCGAGCGTCGAGCTGGACGACCGCGTGCGGTGGACGGGGCTCGAGATCCATGACGTGCGGGGCGGCGGCCCGGGAGAGAGTCGCGGGGTCGTGGAGTTCACGGCGCACTACCGCGAGGCCGGTCGGGATCGCGAGCTGCGGCCGGGCTCACCTGTCGCATACCGCTCGAGCCGCGGCATCCGGTGA
- a CDS encoding SDR family oxidoreductase, with amino-acid sequence MTTSEMTYRGTTAMITGASSGIGEEFAARFAERGADVVLVARREDRLRALAAELEERHGITATVLPLDLGVAGIAATLRRELDDRGIRIDTLIGNAGFGARGAILTEDPERLAAMIQLNVVALTAVTREFLPDLVASGRGALVNVASVVAYQPTPYMAVYGATKAFVLSLTEAIAYETRDTGLRVLALSPGSTATEFFEIACAEEVARGMQTPAQVVETALKALDRRSTPPSVVSGATNAVASMLSGIIPRRVVLEASGRLLA; translated from the coding sequence GTGACCACGAGCGAGATGACCTACCGCGGGACGACGGCGATGATCACGGGGGCGAGCTCGGGGATCGGCGAGGAGTTCGCGGCCCGCTTCGCCGAACGCGGCGCGGATGTCGTTCTCGTTGCGCGACGCGAAGACCGTCTGCGCGCACTCGCCGCGGAGCTCGAGGAGCGCCACGGCATCACGGCCACGGTGCTCCCGCTGGACCTGGGCGTGGCGGGCATCGCCGCGACGCTGCGGCGCGAGCTCGACGACCGCGGCATCCGTATCGACACGCTCATCGGCAATGCCGGCTTCGGGGCACGCGGCGCCATCCTCACGGAGGATCCCGAGCGCCTCGCCGCCATGATCCAGCTCAACGTCGTTGCCCTCACGGCGGTCACGCGAGAGTTCCTGCCCGACCTCGTCGCCTCAGGGCGCGGCGCCCTGGTCAATGTCGCGAGCGTCGTGGCGTATCAGCCCACACCGTACATGGCGGTCTACGGCGCGACGAAGGCCTTCGTGCTGAGCCTCACCGAGGCGATCGCCTACGAGACGCGCGACACCGGCCTGCGCGTGCTCGCCCTGAGCCCGGGGTCGACCGCGACGGAGTTCTTCGAGATCGCGTGCGCGGAGGAGGTCGCGCGCGGCATGCAGACCCCGGCGCAGGTGGTCGAGACCGCGCTGAAGGCGCTCGACCGGCGCAGTACGCCGCCGAGCGTGGTCTCGGGAGCCACCAACGCCGTGGCGAGCATGCTCTCGGGCATCATCCCGCGACGGGTCGTGCTCGAGGCCAGCGGCCGCTTGCTCGCCTGA
- a CDS encoding SDR family oxidoreductase: MARILVFGGHGKVALLLTPILAARGDEVTSVIRNADHAGDVQAAGATPVVADIEQLDTSALAGLIAGHDAVVWTAGAGGGDPARTYAVDRDAAIRSMEAAEAAGVRRYVMVSYFGAGPDHGVPEDSSFFPYAQAKAAADARLRASGLDATIVAPSALTLDEPTGAIDVAAVESASVPRADVAAVIAAVLADDATIGRTIRFNSGPTPIAAAVRAG, from the coding sequence ATGGCTCGCATCCTCGTCTTCGGCGGTCACGGCAAGGTGGCCCTCCTGCTCACTCCGATCCTGGCTGCCCGCGGTGACGAGGTCACGTCCGTGATCCGCAACGCCGATCACGCGGGCGACGTACAGGCGGCGGGTGCGACGCCCGTCGTGGCCGACATCGAACAGCTCGACACGAGCGCCCTCGCGGGACTGATCGCCGGGCATGACGCGGTCGTATGGACCGCGGGCGCGGGCGGCGGCGATCCCGCCCGCACCTACGCGGTCGATCGCGACGCGGCGATCCGCTCGATGGAGGCGGCCGAGGCCGCCGGTGTGCGGCGGTACGTCATGGTCTCCTACTTCGGCGCGGGTCCCGACCACGGCGTCCCCGAGGACAGCTCCTTCTTCCCGTACGCGCAGGCCAAGGCGGCCGCCGATGCGCGCCTGCGTGCCTCCGGGCTCGACGCCACGATCGTCGCGCCGAGCGCCCTGACGCTCGACGAGCCGACCGGCGCCATCGATGTGGCCGCCGTCGAGTCCGCGTCCGTTCCGCGGGCGGATGTCGCGGCCGTCATCGCGGCGGTGCTGGCCGATGACGCCACGATCGGCCGCACCATCCGGTTCAACTCGGGGCCCACGCCCATCGCCGCGGCGGTGCGCGCGGGCTGA
- a CDS encoding FUSC family protein — MTKSAVATAIAWVFAGWLIQGPPPVFAAIAALLVVQPSLNQSFAKAIERSVGVIAGVAVASLLGVLLGESAWVVVIAIVAALLVAWALKMTAGTANQVAISAVLVLALGATTPGYAVDRVLETVIGAVIGVIVNVVLVPPVAVAPAHEKIDALADELAASLDRLGDALAEPRSRTQLEELLLKARLMRPMLASADQAIDDAQDSLALNPRGRRHRDELRDLRALLDRFRPVVTQVIGMTRAVYDHYDPAIADEPVLPAIGEQLHRAAHDVRLRMRRAAAPRTQAPPRGDAGASAPPTTTMPALTSPLLVQTPSADHWILIGSLLEDLRRIHEALGDTD; from the coding sequence GTGACGAAGTCGGCGGTCGCGACAGCCATCGCGTGGGTGTTCGCGGGCTGGCTGATCCAGGGCCCACCCCCCGTCTTCGCCGCCATCGCGGCACTCCTGGTGGTGCAGCCGAGCCTCAACCAGTCGTTCGCGAAGGCGATCGAGCGGTCGGTCGGCGTCATAGCGGGGGTCGCCGTCGCCTCGCTCCTGGGCGTCCTGCTCGGCGAGTCGGCGTGGGTCGTCGTGATCGCCATCGTCGCGGCCCTCCTCGTCGCCTGGGCGCTGAAGATGACGGCGGGCACGGCCAACCAGGTGGCGATCAGCGCCGTCCTCGTGCTGGCCCTCGGCGCGACGACCCCGGGGTACGCGGTGGATCGCGTCCTCGAGACCGTCATCGGCGCCGTCATCGGCGTGATCGTCAACGTGGTGCTCGTGCCCCCCGTCGCCGTGGCGCCGGCCCACGAGAAGATCGACGCCCTGGCGGACGAGCTCGCCGCATCACTCGACCGGCTCGGCGACGCGCTGGCCGAACCGCGCAGTCGCACTCAGCTCGAAGAGCTTCTGCTGAAAGCCCGGCTCATGCGCCCCATGCTGGCCTCCGCCGATCAGGCGATCGACGACGCGCAGGACTCGCTCGCGCTCAACCCGAGAGGGCGCCGGCACCGCGACGAGCTCCGCGATCTGCGCGCCCTGCTCGATCGCTTCCGCCCCGTCGTCACGCAGGTGATCGGAATGACCCGCGCCGTGTACGACCACTACGACCCGGCGATCGCCGACGAGCCGGTGCTCCCCGCGATCGGCGAGCAGCTGCACCGCGCGGCGCACGACGTGCGTCTTCGGATGCGCAGGGCCGCCGCGCCTCGCACGCAGGCCCCGCCGCGGGGGGATGCCGGGGCATCCGCGCCGCCCACGACGACCATGCCCGCCCTGACCTCGCCGCTGCTGGTGCAGACGCCCTCCGCGGACCACTGGATCCTCATCGGCTCACTGCTCGAGGATCTCCGGCGGATCCACGAAGCGCTCGGCGACACGGACTGA